In the Halococcus salifodinae DSM 8989 genome, GTTCAGATACGGCTGAACAGTGAGGCGCGGTGTGATTTCAGTGATCCATGCGGAAATCCACCCGCCTCAACGGTTGTTTGGACNGCGGTGTTCAGATACGGCTGAACAGTGAGGCGCGGTGTGATTTCAGTGATCCATGCGGAAATCCACCCGCCTCAACGGTTGTTTGGACGAGATCGAGTGAGGTTTTGTGAAGCGAGAAGCAACGCCACGACTGTTGATGAAGCTCGGAATCCAGTTGCATCTCGCCGGTCTTTCGCTTTTAAATACTGTCTCGATTCTCGATGTGTTCGGCGTTAGTCGCGCTCGATCCACGATCAATAACTGGGTTCACAAGGCGGAGTTACAGCCAGAGTNGAGACCGTGATCCGACTCGACGACGAGCGCTACTGGCTGTACGCTGCGGTCGATCCCGAGTCGAACGAACTGCTGCACACGAAGCTTGATCCCACCAGAAACACCGCTCTCGCTCTGGCTTCTCCGCCGAACTCCGTGAGAAGCACCACGTCGATGACGCCACGTTTCTCATCGACGGCGCAACACCGCTACACGAAGCCTGCCGCCGCCGACAGCCTCGATTTCCGCTCCGAACGACACGGAAATCGTAACAGCGCCGGACGTGTCTTCCGCGAGGGAAAACGACGTACCGCCTCGTTCTCGAACTGTTTCAGTCATGCCGGCGCAGCAACTGCCGACGAGTGGTTGCGATCGTTCGCCGTCGCATCGAATCTGCGTATCTGAACACTACCCTGGGAAAACGACAGTTTCGACGATCCATCGACCCTCGATTCAGTGCCATCACGGAACGCCGTACGTCCAGCGAGTCCGAACGCTCATGACGACCGCCGGCCTCCTTGATGTATGGCCGAGCGTGGCGATCCGCGCCTGCCGGGCGTCGCTGACGACGACCCCGACCGCGTGATCTGTCACGTCGACATGGACTGTTTTTACGCCGCGTGCGAGCGCCTCCGCAAGCCGGAGCTGCGTGGTGAGCCCGTGGTCGTCGGGATGGGCTACGAACCCGGCGAGTCCCACGGTGCGGTTGCGACTGCGAGCTACGAGGCCCGTGCCCACGGGATCGAGAGCGCACAGGGGATCACGACGGCGCTCGACCGCCTTCCGCGCGTCGAAGACGTCGACGATCCCGACGACACCGACGCGGTGGGTCACTACTGTGCGGTCGACATGGAGTTTTACGAAACCATAAGTGACGAGGTACGATCCGTCCTCGACGACTGCGCCGACACCGTCCGGGCGGTGAGCATCGACGAAGCGTATCTCGACGTCACCGACCGCACAGGATGGGAGCGCGTCAACGACCGGACGCTCGCCGAGGGGTACGCCCGCCACGTGAAAGAGCGCATCCACGAGTCCGTGGGTGTGGTCGCGAGCGTCGGCGTCGCGCCCACGATGAGCGCCGCGAAGGTCGCGAGCGACCACGACAAACCCGACGGGCTCGTGGTCGTCGAACCCGGCGAAGTCCGCGAGTTCTTCGCGCCGCTCGATGTCGAGGCCGTTCACGGGGTGGGGCCCGTCACGGCCCGCGAACTCCGCGAGATCGAGATCGAGACTGCGGGCGATCTCGCGGCGGCCGATCCCGACGTACTCGCCCCCTTCGGCGAGCGCGGTCGGGAGATTTGGGAATTCGCCCGAGGCGACGACCACAGGCCGGTGACGCCCGTCGGTCGGCCGAAGAGTCTCTCGCGTGAGTCGGCGTTCACCGAGGCGACCGCCGACACCGACGCGAAACGCGACCGAGTGACGACGCTCGCGGCGGCGGTCGCCGACCGTGCCGACCGCGAGGACGCGCTCTACCAGACGATCGGTATCAAGGTCGTGACGCCGCCGTTCGACGTCAACACCCGCGCACGCTCGCTGCCCGGTCCCGTGGCCGACGCCGATCTCGTCGACGATGTCGCGCTCTCCTTGCTCTCCGAGTTCCACGAGGCCGACGTCAGAAAGCTCGGCGTCCGGGTCTCGAACCTCGCGTTCGCTGCGGGCGAACAGTCCGACCTCGACGGCTGGGAGACGGTCGAGCCCGTTGACGAACAGGCCGACGGCCGATCGGACGGCGGAACCGATCCGACCGACGAGACCGGATCAATAGGCGCGGCCGAACTGACGGAGTGGACGAACGAAGATTCGAACACCGACGAGGAACGCTCCGGCGCTGGGTCGAGCCAGGGACAGCGAACCCTCGGTGAGTTCGACGCAGACGGGTAGGTACAAGGGTTTCACGAGCCAATCGGAGCTATGGAGCTCCGCGCTCGCGATCACGTCCCCGCGCTGACCGGTGTGCTCTCCGCGATCTCGCTCGCGCTCGTGTTCGGAGCCGTTCTCGGGGCCCTCCCCGTCGAATCGCTCCCGCGCGTCCCCGCCGGAATCGTCGACGCGATCCCGCACGTGAACGCCGCCATCAGCCTCGTCGCCATCGGCACCATCACGACCGCGTGGCGCGCCATCCGTCGCGGCAACGTCGACCGCCACCGCGCGCTCATGCTGGCGTCGCTCGTTTTGTTCGTCGCCTTTCTCACCCTCTATCTCTACAGGGTCGCACTCGTGGGCACTGCGCCCTTCCCTGGCCCCGAGACGATCTACCAGTTCGTCTATCTCCCGGTCCTCGCGATCCACATCACGCTCGCGATCGTCTGTGTGCCGCTGCTGTACTACGTCCTCTTGCTCGCGCTCACGCGACCGATCGAGGAGCTCCCGCAGACGAGCCACCGCCGCATCGGGCGCGTCGCCGCGAGCCTCTGGCTGGTTTCGTTCGCTCTCGGCGTGGTGGTGTACGCGATGCTCTACGTGATCTACTGACGGTCGTTCCGGTTGGAAAGTATTTTGTTCGAGCTTACACGACCGGGTGCATGGCCGATCCGCCCCATTCTGGACCTCGATCGACGAAGCCTCCCGGCCGACCGAACGGGATGGCATCGTGACGACACTGCCTTCGGTCCGCAATGCACGTCTCGTCGCACGGATCGAGATACGGCGGTCGTGGCGCAAACTCCAGGCGAACCCCGGTCGACTCGCGCTGCTCGGGCTCGCGATGATGTTCCCCGCGTTGCTCGTCGTCGCCGCGCCGTTCGGGGCGTACTTCCTCGGACGTGCACTCCACGAGGGCGGACTCTCGTTCCCGCTCAGTCCGATCCGCGGAGTCACGACGTTTTTCCTCCTGCTCAGCGCCGTTGGCAACGCCTATCGCGTGCTCCAGCAGACCGGCGATCTCGACGAACGCGAGGGAATCTTGACCACGATCCCCGCACGCGACGCCGCTGCCGGGGTGC is a window encoding:
- the dinB gene encoding DNA polymerase IV translates to MAERGDPRLPGVADDDPDRVICHVDMDCFYAACERLRKPELRGEPVVVGMGYEPGESHGAVATASYEARAHGIESAQGITTALDRLPRVEDVDDPDDTDAVGHYCAVDMEFYETISDEVRSVLDDCADTVRAVSIDEAYLDVTDRTGWERVNDRTLAEGYARHVKERIHESVGVVASVGVAPTMSAAKVASDHDKPDGLVVVEPGEVREFFAPLDVEAVHGVGPVTARELREIEIETAGDLAAADPDVLAPFGERGREIWEFARGDDHRPVTPVGRPKSLSRESAFTEATADTDAKRDRVTTLAAAVADRADREDALYQTIGIKVVTPPFDVNTRARSLPGPVADADLVDDVALSLLSEFHEADVRKLGVRVSNLAFAAGEQSDLDGWETVEPVDEQADGRSDGGTDPTDETGSIGAAELTEWTNEDSNTDEERSGAGSSQGQRTLGEFDADG
- a CDS encoding DUF420 domain-containing protein, with protein sequence MELRARDHVPALTGVLSAISLALVFGAVLGALPVESLPRVPAGIVDAIPHVNAAISLVAIGTITTAWRAIRRGNVDRHRALMLASLVLFVAFLTLYLYRVALVGTAPFPGPETIYQFVYLPVLAIHITLAIVCVPLLYYVLLLALTRPIEELPQTSHRRIGRVAASLWLVSFALGVVVYAMLYVIY